In Pleomorphomonas sp. T1.2MG-36, one genomic interval encodes:
- a CDS encoding LacI family DNA-binding transcriptional regulator, whose product MSVTSGKRGRVTIHTVAALAGVSISTASKALNDSGRMSAETRERVKKVAQEVGFRPNALARGLITKRSFTIGLLTNDTYGRFTLPVMAGVSEELVGHGVSVFLCAIEDDPERARVHVDAMLDKSVDGIIASGKRLDRQLPVDLTGLAVPVVYAFTKGPADGVTLRSDDEQGARLAARCLIDAGCRRIVHVTGPKTFQSVRERADAYRTAIDGPPEVLHGVWAEAWGHEAVEQLWERGGERPDGIFCGNDQIARGVVDALRERGIRVPDDVAVVGFDNWDIVAAQTRPPLTTVDMNLRTLGREAGRLVLAMSEGREVQSGIRKLPCSLVVRQSCRGAEAPA is encoded by the coding sequence CTGAGCGTCACCAGTGGCAAGCGCGGGCGGGTCACGATCCACACCGTGGCGGCGCTGGCGGGCGTATCGATCTCGACGGCCTCTAAGGCGCTCAACGACAGCGGCCGGATGAGCGCCGAGACGCGGGAGCGGGTGAAGAAGGTGGCGCAGGAGGTCGGCTTCCGGCCAAATGCGTTGGCGCGTGGCCTGATCACCAAGCGCAGCTTCACCATCGGCCTTCTGACCAACGACACCTATGGCCGTTTCACCCTGCCGGTGATGGCCGGCGTATCGGAGGAACTGGTTGGGCACGGCGTATCGGTCTTTCTGTGCGCCATCGAGGACGACCCGGAGCGGGCGCGCGTCCACGTCGATGCCATGCTCGACAAGAGCGTCGACGGCATCATCGCCTCCGGCAAGCGCCTCGACCGGCAACTGCCGGTGGATCTGACCGGCCTCGCCGTGCCGGTGGTCTACGCCTTCACCAAGGGGCCGGCGGACGGAGTGACGCTCCGCTCCGATGACGAACAGGGCGCCCGGTTGGCCGCCAGGTGTCTGATCGACGCCGGCTGTCGGCGGATCGTCCACGTCACCGGCCCAAAGACCTTCCAGTCGGTGCGCGAACGTGCCGACGCCTATCGTACCGCGATCGACGGACCGCCCGAGGTCCTTCATGGCGTCTGGGCGGAAGCTTGGGGACACGAAGCCGTGGAGCAGCTCTGGGAGCGCGGCGGGGAGAGGCCGGACGGCATCTTCTGCGGCAACGACCAGATCGCCCGGGGTGTGGTCGACGCCCTGCGCGAGCGCGGCATCCGGGTGCCGGATGACGTGGCCGTGGTCGGCTTCGATAATTGGGACATCGTGGCGGCGCAGACGCGACCGCCCCTGACGACCGTGGACATGAACCTCAGGACGCTCGGCCGGGAAGCCGGCCGGCTGGTGCTGGCGATGTCCGAGGGCCGCGAAGTGCAGTCCGGCATTCGCAAGCTGCCGTGCTCGCTGGTGGTCCGCCAGTCTTGCCGAGGCGCGGAAGCCCCGGCCTGA
- a CDS encoding transketolase family protein — translation MSAAIKTNEGLYDCRDAFSKTLEALAEADERVVAVVNDSVGSSKLGGFKKRWPDRLVNVGIAEQNMVGVGAGLANGGRIPFVSCASCFLTGRALEQVKADVAYSNTNVKLCGQSPGIGYGELGPTHHSIEDLAWLRPLANLLTIVPSDPWETEQAIRFAAAHEGPVFIRVSRYPVPALDHRLDRIEPGKAEVMREGADVAILANGVMLHKALQAAQVLAESGVSARVVNMAWMNPLDVEAIVDAASTGAVVTVEEASVRGGLGGAVAETLALHRPVPMEMLGFPGFVPTGSVDFLFDHFGLTENGIADAARKAISRKG, via the coding sequence ATGTCGGCCGCCATCAAGACCAACGAGGGCCTGTACGACTGCCGCGACGCCTTCTCCAAGACGCTGGAAGCGCTGGCCGAGGCCGACGAGCGCGTGGTCGCCGTCGTCAACGACAGCGTCGGCTCCTCCAAGCTCGGCGGTTTCAAGAAGCGCTGGCCCGACCGGCTCGTCAACGTCGGCATCGCCGAGCAGAACATGGTCGGCGTCGGCGCCGGCCTTGCCAACGGCGGGCGCATTCCCTTCGTCTCCTGCGCCTCCTGCTTCCTGACCGGGCGGGCGCTCGAGCAGGTGAAGGCCGACGTCGCCTACTCCAACACCAACGTCAAGCTGTGCGGCCAGTCGCCCGGCATCGGCTACGGCGAACTCGGCCCCACCCACCATTCGATCGAGGACCTCGCCTGGCTGAGGCCGCTCGCCAACCTTCTCACCATCGTGCCGTCTGACCCTTGGGAAACCGAGCAGGCCATTCGCTTTGCCGCCGCCCATGAGGGGCCGGTGTTCATCCGCGTCAGCCGCTATCCGGTACCGGCGCTCGATCATCGCCTCGATCGCATCGAGCCGGGCAAGGCGGAGGTGATGCGCGAAGGCGCCGACGTCGCCATCCTCGCCAACGGCGTCATGCTGCACAAGGCGCTTCAGGCGGCCCAGGTGCTGGCCGAGAGCGGCGTGTCGGCCCGTGTCGTCAACATGGCCTGGATGAACCCGCTCGACGTCGAGGCGATCGTCGATGCCGCGTCGACCGGCGCGGTGGTCACCGTGGAAGAGGCCAGCGTGCGCGGCGGCCTCGGCGGCGCCGTGGCCGAGACCCTCGCCCTCCACCGGCCCGTTCCGATGGAGATGCTGGGCTTCCCGGGCTTCGTGCCCACAGGATCCGTCGACTTCCTGTTCGATCATTTTGGACTGACCGAAAACGGTATCGCAGACGCCGCGCGAAAGGCGATCAGCCGCAAGGGGTGA
- a CDS encoding DUF2291 family protein produces MPDHAASRRPFAGTADNQSFAAFRGQGGAKLSRRLIVAGVLAVALAGCKILPIQSESDAAQQKFNGVDYVTKLWDGEVIPVVRDKAFPIETVIAAIEGGLDKAGPEFGHRPAEEGSPWSFVVKGTAVIKEKNTASRAGTVLIDVATPKGPVPVTIQIGPVIKGNSLRDAMPFINFQNFTNQLEFAEVGRAFNGRVAEELKTVVEGLATGQTIAYSGTFSLNTATDKILLTPVLIGPAGGSQ; encoded by the coding sequence ATGCCAGACCATGCTGCGTCGCGTCGGCCTTTCGCCGGCACGGCCGACAATCAGTCGTTCGCCGCTTTTCGCGGCCAGGGCGGCGCAAAGCTTTCAAGGCGTCTCATCGTTGCCGGTGTGCTGGCAGTGGCATTGGCCGGTTGCAAGATCCTGCCGATCCAGAGCGAGTCCGATGCGGCCCAGCAGAAATTCAATGGCGTGGACTACGTGACCAAGCTTTGGGATGGCGAGGTCATTCCGGTGGTTCGCGACAAGGCATTTCCGATCGAGACGGTCATCGCGGCCATCGAAGGCGGCCTCGACAAGGCCGGACCGGAGTTCGGTCATCGCCCCGCCGAGGAAGGGAGCCCCTGGAGCTTCGTCGTCAAGGGCACGGCGGTGATCAAGGAGAAGAACACGGCCTCCCGTGCCGGTACCGTGCTGATCGATGTCGCGACCCCGAAGGGGCCGGTGCCAGTCACGATCCAGATCGGTCCGGTCATCAAGGGCAACTCGCTGCGCGACGCCATGCCCTTCATCAACTTCCAGAATTTCACCAACCAGCTCGAGTTCGCCGAGGTCGGCCGCGCCTTCAATGGTCGCGTTGCCGAGGAACTCAAGACGGTCGTCGAAGGGCTGGCCACCGGCCAGACGATAGCCTACTCCGGCACCTTCTCGCTCAACACGGCCACCGACAAGATCCTGCTGACCCCGGTTCTGATCGGTCCGGCGGGAGGATCCCAATGA
- a CDS encoding DeoR/GlpR family DNA-binding transcription regulator, with translation MVTEASNGSGADVGSSGKRGAAAADAPAFTGLLAEPRRMKILEWLQEEGSARVRELSQAFKVSEATIRQDLERLEQDGHILREHGGAYLKTVQQQVGTMSLQHIENMDRKRKIGAKAASLVKNNETIILDAGSTTTEIAQRLTTRENLTVITNALNIAIILGAVPGYAVHMPGGQFKAPTLSLSGDKSVEYFRNIFASKLFLATAGVSVDAGLTYPSFADLQLKEAMIKAAAHVYLVADSSKINRTSFTRLGNLDVIHSFVTDDGIADGDAKEFERRGIELIVAT, from the coding sequence ATGGTGACAGAAGCATCGAATGGTAGCGGGGCGGACGTGGGGTCGTCCGGCAAGCGCGGCGCTGCCGCGGCTGATGCGCCCGCTTTCACCGGACTTCTCGCCGAGCCCCGGCGCATGAAGATTCTCGAATGGCTTCAGGAAGAAGGCAGCGCCCGCGTGCGCGAACTGTCGCAGGCCTTCAAGGTGTCCGAAGCCACCATCCGCCAGGATCTTGAGCGGCTCGAGCAGGACGGTCATATCCTGCGCGAGCATGGCGGCGCCTATCTCAAGACGGTGCAGCAGCAGGTCGGCACCATGTCGCTGCAGCACATCGAGAACATGGATCGCAAGCGCAAGATCGGCGCCAAGGCGGCGTCGCTGGTCAAGAACAACGAGACCATCATTCTCGATGCCGGCTCGACGACCACCGAGATCGCCCAGCGCCTGACCACCCGCGAAAACCTGACGGTCATCACCAACGCGCTCAATATCGCCATCATCCTCGGCGCTGTTCCCGGCTATGCCGTGCATATGCCCGGCGGCCAGTTCAAGGCGCCGACGCTGTCGCTCTCGGGCGACAAGTCCGTCGAGTATTTTCGCAATATCTTCGCGTCGAAGCTGTTTCTCGCGACGGCCGGCGTGTCGGTCGATGCCGGGCTTACCTATCCCAGCTTTGCCGACTTGCAGCTCAAGGAGGCGATGATCAAGGCGGCCGCCCACGTTTATCTTGTGGCCGATTCGTCCAAGATCAATCGCACGTCCTTCACCCGCCTCGGCAATCTCGATGTGATCCATTCGTTCGTGACCGACGACGGCATCGCCGACGGTGATGCCAAGGAGTTCGAACGTCGGGGCATCGAGCTGATCGTCGCCACCTGA
- a CDS encoding ABC transporter permease, with protein sequence MTNTVATPAADAPKGQSTLLLLLLKLRTFIALIAVVVFFSLMAPNFVTVANAVIVSKHVAINAFLAIGMTFVILTGGIDLSVGAIVGLVGMVAGALVLYGIPLEMFGVVIYPNVWEVIGIALLVGTFVGLINGLLITRMQVAPFIATLGMLYVARGTALLMSGGSTFPNLIGKPEFGNQGFPTLGSGTILGIPLSIWLLLVVACIAAYVATKTPFGRQIYAVGGNERAATLSGVNVNRVKLTVYMISGFCAAIAGLVVASQLVASHPASGETFEMNAIAAAVLGGTSLSGGRGTIGGTIVGAFVIGVLSDGLVMMGVSEFWQMVIKGVVIVGAVILDQMQRRIARNARLG encoded by the coding sequence ATGACCAACACAGTTGCAACCCCGGCGGCCGATGCGCCCAAAGGACAGTCGACACTGCTCCTCTTGCTCCTGAAGCTCAGGACCTTCATCGCGCTGATCGCCGTCGTCGTCTTCTTCAGTCTGATGGCGCCGAACTTCGTCACCGTCGCCAACGCGGTGATCGTGTCCAAGCATGTGGCCATCAATGCTTTCCTCGCCATCGGCATGACCTTCGTCATCCTGACCGGCGGTATCGACCTCTCCGTCGGCGCAATCGTCGGTCTGGTCGGCATGGTCGCCGGCGCACTGGTCCTCTACGGCATCCCGCTCGAGATGTTCGGCGTGGTGATCTATCCCAACGTCTGGGAGGTGATCGGCATCGCGCTTCTGGTTGGCACCTTCGTCGGCCTGATCAACGGCCTCCTGATCACACGCATGCAGGTGGCCCCGTTCATCGCCACGCTCGGCATGCTCTACGTCGCCCGTGGTACGGCGCTTCTGATGTCGGGCGGCTCCACCTTCCCGAACCTGATTGGCAAGCCGGAGTTCGGCAACCAGGGTTTCCCCACGCTCGGCTCCGGCACCATTCTTGGCATTCCCCTGTCGATCTGGCTGCTGCTGGTCGTCGCCTGCATCGCCGCCTACGTTGCCACCAAGACGCCGTTCGGCCGGCAGATCTACGCCGTCGGCGGCAATGAGCGCGCCGCCACGCTGAGTGGCGTCAACGTCAACCGGGTCAAGCTCACCGTCTACATGATCTCGGGTTTCTGTGCCGCCATCGCCGGCCTTGTGGTCGCCTCCCAGCTGGTTGCCTCGCATCCGGCCTCCGGCGAGACCTTCGAAATGAACGCCATCGCGGCGGCCGTGCTCGGCGGCACCTCGCTGTCGGGTGGTCGCGGCACCATCGGTGGCACCATTGTCGGCGCCTTCGTCATCGGCGTGCTCTCCGACGGCCTGGTCATGATGGGCGTCTCGGAGTTCTGGCAGATGGTCATCAAGGGCGTCGTCATCGTCGGCGCGGTCATCCTCGACCAGATGCAGCGCCGCATCGCCCGTAATGCCCGGCTTGGCTGA
- a CDS encoding L-fucose/L-arabinose isomerase family protein: protein MTDKFKREVTLGLVIGSRQFFNGAPCIKARNDLEAQAARLGIRTLMPPVDATVNGAVQTRDDAKLYGRFFAAHKGEIDGLVISLANFGDEIAIIEMVMAASLGVPILLQACNDEFDKVDVKSRRDAFCGKISVANNFYNYGIPFTETTNHTSDLDGEEFGRDLDAFSRVCRTVRGLSHARIGAIGARTAPFQTMRYSEKLLQAMGVTVVPVDLSEIIGRAKAIDDNAASVKDKLVAIGGYGKIDAHIRPEQVLKQAKWGIAIDEWMGENDCDASAIQCWRSLQDNYGCATCLSMSMMGEKLMPSACEVDVLGTLSMYALTLAAGQPAAILDWNNNYGYDPDKCVGTHCGNYPKSFFGDTPNIGELDVLGETIGRDKCFGAVKGKVKAGPMSFLRFSSDDLNATIKAYVGDGRFTDDPYGMDGGIAVIQVEKLRQLLKVVTQNGFEHHVAMVRGQVAGIVEEAVSRYMKLPIYHHNGEAVPTLGLKAFC from the coding sequence ATGACGGACAAGTTCAAGCGCGAAGTGACCCTCGGCCTGGTGATCGGCAGCAGGCAGTTCTTCAACGGCGCACCCTGCATCAAGGCGCGCAACGATCTGGAGGCCCAGGCCGCCCGCCTCGGCATCCGCACGCTGATGCCGCCGGTGGATGCCACGGTGAACGGGGCCGTGCAGACGCGCGACGACGCCAAGCTCTATGGCCGCTTCTTCGCCGCCCACAAGGGCGAGATCGATGGTCTCGTCATCTCGCTGGCCAACTTCGGCGACGAGATCGCCATCATCGAGATGGTGATGGCCGCCAGCCTCGGTGTGCCGATCCTGCTTCAGGCCTGCAACGACGAGTTCGACAAGGTCGACGTCAAGAGCCGCCGCGACGCCTTCTGCGGCAAGATCTCGGTCGCCAACAATTTCTACAACTACGGCATTCCCTTCACCGAGACGACCAACCACACCTCCGACCTCGACGGCGAGGAATTCGGTCGCGACCTCGACGCCTTCTCCCGCGTCTGCCGCACGGTACGTGGCCTCAGCCACGCCCGCATCGGCGCCATCGGCGCCCGCACGGCGCCGTTCCAGACCATGCGCTACTCCGAAAAGCTGCTCCAGGCGATGGGCGTCACCGTGGTGCCGGTCGACCTCTCGGAAATCATCGGGCGTGCGAAGGCGATCGACGACAACGCCGCCAGTGTGAAGGACAAGCTTGTGGCCATCGGCGGCTACGGCAAGATCGACGCCCATATCCGTCCCGAACAGGTTCTGAAGCAGGCCAAGTGGGGTATCGCCATCGACGAGTGGATGGGCGAGAACGACTGCGACGCCTCGGCGATCCAGTGCTGGCGGTCGCTGCAGGACAACTATGGCTGCGCCACCTGCCTCTCCATGAGCATGATGGGCGAGAAGCTGATGCCCAGCGCCTGCGAAGTGGACGTGCTCGGCACGCTGTCGATGTATGCGCTTACGCTCGCCGCCGGCCAGCCGGCCGCCATCCTCGACTGGAACAACAACTACGGCTACGACCCCGACAAGTGCGTCGGCACCCACTGCGGCAACTATCCGAAGAGCTTCTTCGGCGACACGCCCAATATCGGCGAGCTCGACGTGCTCGGCGAGACCATCGGCCGTGACAAGTGCTTCGGCGCCGTCAAGGGCAAGGTGAAGGCCGGGCCGATGAGCTTCCTGCGCTTCTCCTCCGACGATCTCAACGCCACCATCAAAGCCTATGTCGGCGACGGCCGGTTCACCGATGATCCCTACGGCATGGACGGCGGCATCGCCGTGATTCAGGTCGAGAAACTGCGTCAGCTTCTCAAGGTGGTGACGCAGAACGGCTTCGAGCATCACGTCGCCATGGTGCGCGGCCAGGTGGCCGGCATCGTCGAAGAGGCAGTCAGCCGGTACATGAAGCTGCCCATCTACCATCACAACGGCGAGGCCGTGCCGACGCTCGGCCTCAAGGCCTTCTGTTGA
- a CDS encoding sugar ABC transporter ATP-binding protein: MSALERTDAPAVILRAEKMTRVFPGTIALEDVDFDVYERSVNVLIGENGAGKSTLMRILAGVDRATSGRILMGGEEVEFSSVLDAAQKGIGIVFQELNLCPNLTVTENIFLGRDMTKAGIHIDMARQRERAKELLARLEHDIDPDTLVDDLRIGEQQIVEIAKALADDVKVLIMDEPTSALSASEVEVLFRVIAELKKSGVAIIYISHRLEELVRIGDYFTVLRDGHFQASAPKGEATIPWIIRQMLGTSEFAKRQQREVKVGEAVLSVRDLKLPRVGGGYLVDDVSVDFRAGEIVGIYGLLGAGRSELFESLFGLRADARGTVTINGKAIDQLPVSRRIAAGLFLVPEDRQRDGLVQNLSVGRNLSLASLAKVTKLFTVQSGAERKAIDVLFRSLRIKAPSPDTPITSLSGGNQQKVVIGKSLMTEPRVLLLDEPTRGIDIGAKEEVFRTMRELADQGLAVVFATSDLKEVHAVSDRVLVMSQGRITADLPDHEATDEAIVLASTKGHAAPAPMSAQDHPAQDQ; the protein is encoded by the coding sequence ATGAGCGCGCTGGAACGGACCGACGCGCCGGCGGTCATTCTTCGTGCCGAGAAGATGACCCGCGTCTTCCCCGGCACCATCGCCTTGGAAGACGTCGACTTCGATGTCTACGAGCGCTCCGTGAACGTGCTGATCGGCGAGAATGGCGCCGGCAAGTCGACGCTGATGCGCATCCTCGCCGGCGTCGATCGGGCGACGTCCGGCCGCATCCTGATGGGTGGCGAGGAGGTGGAGTTCTCATCGGTGCTCGACGCGGCGCAAAAGGGCATCGGTATCGTCTTCCAGGAACTCAATCTCTGCCCCAATCTCACGGTCACCGAGAACATCTTCCTCGGTCGCGACATGACCAAGGCGGGCATCCATATCGACATGGCGCGCCAGCGCGAGCGGGCGAAGGAACTGCTCGCCCGCCTCGAGCACGACATCGACCCCGACACGCTGGTCGACGATCTCAGGATCGGCGAGCAGCAGATCGTCGAGATCGCCAAGGCGCTGGCCGACGACGTCAAGGTCCTGATCATGGACGAGCCGACCTCGGCGCTGTCGGCCTCCGAGGTGGAAGTGCTGTTCCGCGTCATCGCCGAGCTGAAGAAATCCGGCGTCGCCATCATCTACATCTCGCACCGCCTTGAGGAACTCGTCCGCATCGGCGACTACTTCACGGTGCTGCGCGACGGCCATTTCCAGGCGAGCGCCCCCAAGGGCGAGGCAACCATTCCCTGGATCATCCGCCAGATGCTCGGCACGTCGGAATTCGCCAAGCGCCAGCAGCGCGAGGTGAAGGTGGGCGAGGCCGTCCTGTCGGTGCGGGATCTCAAGCTTCCGCGCGTGGGCGGCGGTTACCTCGTCGACGATGTCAGCGTCGATTTCCGGGCTGGCGAGATCGTCGGCATCTACGGTCTCCTGGGCGCCGGACGCTCGGAACTGTTCGAAAGCCTGTTCGGCCTGCGCGCCGACGCGCGCGGCACGGTCACCATCAACGGCAAGGCGATCGACCAGTTGCCGGTATCCCGGCGCATCGCCGCCGGTCTCTTCCTGGTGCCGGAGGATCGGCAGCGCGACGGTCTCGTGCAGAATCTCTCCGTCGGCAGGAACCTGTCGCTCGCCAGCCTTGCCAAAGTCACCAAGCTCTTCACCGTGCAGAGCGGTGCCGAACGCAAGGCGATCGACGTGCTGTTCCGCTCGTTGCGCATCAAGGCGCCGTCGCCGGACACGCCCATCACATCCCTGTCCGGCGGCAACCAGCAGAAGGTGGTCATCGGCAAGAGCCTGATGACCGAACCCAGGGTGCTTCTGCTCGACGAACCCACCCGAGGCATCGACATCGGCGCCAAGGAAGAGGTGTTCCGCACCATGCGCGAACTGGCCGATCAGGGCCTCGCGGTGGTCTTCGCCACCTCGGATCTCAAGGAAGTCCACGCGGTGTCCGACCGCGTGCTGGTGATGTCGCAGGGGCGGATCACCGCCGACCTGCCCGATCATGAGGCGACGGACGAGGCCATCGTCCTCGCCTCCACCAAGGGACACGCCGCCCCCGCCCCAATGTCCGCCCAAGACCACCCGGCTCAGGATCAGTGA
- a CDS encoding transketolase, with the protein MPLSTASAPVSGADRIDMVCARALSIRRSAFTMVHEARLGHPGGDFSAADILATLYFGVMRYDPNEPRHPDRDRFIMSKGHCTGAFYSVLAQAGYFPEAQLKTYMQPLSMLNGHPNRNYLPGIETNTGPLGHGLPVAVGVAIAGKLAAKDYRTFVLTGDGELQEGSNWEAAMAAGHRKLNRLTVIVDRNRLQQGDRTEATNGLDPLDDKWRAFGFHVEMIDGHDHATLLDVLGADPASRDKPLCVIANTIKGKGVSFMEDNVSWHHGVPTDEQFAQAMKELI; encoded by the coding sequence ATGCCTCTTTCAACCGCCTCGGCGCCGGTTTCCGGCGCCGACAGGATCGACATGGTCTGCGCCCGGGCTCTGAGCATTCGCCGCAGCGCCTTCACGATGGTGCACGAGGCCCGGCTCGGCCATCCCGGCGGCGACTTCTCGGCAGCCGACATCCTGGCGACGCTGTACTTCGGCGTCATGCGCTACGATCCCAACGAGCCGCGCCATCCGGACCGCGACCGGTTCATCATGAGCAAGGGGCATTGCACCGGCGCCTTCTACTCGGTGCTGGCCCAGGCCGGCTACTTCCCCGAGGCCCAGCTCAAGACCTACATGCAGCCGCTGTCCATGCTGAACGGCCACCCCAACCGCAACTACCTGCCGGGCATCGAGACCAACACCGGACCGCTCGGACACGGACTGCCGGTCGCCGTCGGCGTCGCCATTGCCGGCAAGCTTGCCGCCAAGGACTATCGAACCTTCGTGCTGACCGGCGACGGCGAACTGCAGGAAGGCTCCAACTGGGAAGCGGCCATGGCGGCGGGCCACCGCAAGCTCAACCGCCTCACCGTCATCGTCGACCGCAACCGCCTGCAGCAGGGCGACCGCACCGAGGCCACCAACGGTCTCGATCCGCTCGACGACAAGTGGCGGGCCTTCGGCTTCCATGTCGAGATGATCGACGGCCACGACCATGCGACCCTGCTCGACGTGCTCGGCGCCGATCCGGCGAGCCGCGACAAGCCGCTCTGCGTCATCGCCAACACCATCAAGGGCAAGGGCGTGTCCTTCATGGAGGACAACGTCTCCTGGCACCACGGCGTTCCCACCGACGAACAGTTCGCCCAGGCGATGAAGGAGCTCATCTGA
- a CDS encoding FGGY family carbohydrate kinase encodes MDNALVLAIDQGTTNTKALLVDRSGAVIASASRPMTVDYPQSGWAEQSADAIWTAVKAVVDELAGHPRAADVVALAVSNQRESIVVWDAATGKPLAPCIIWQCRRTASACEALIAAGHGDFVEARTGLGINPLFPASKIAWVLDRIPDGRARAATGAIRAGTIDSWLLWNFTGGAIHATDHSNASRTQLFDTEALAWSDELCALFGVPKAMLADVRSSDSRFGETSANVTALPAGIPVHGMMGDSHAALFGHGVREPGTVKATYGTGTSLMSLVPKRVRSRHGLSGTIAWSLGGRVWHALEGNISVSGQTVAFMASLLGVKDAAELAELAMTVPSSNGVTFIPALVGLGAPHWRNDVRGEISGLALGTQPAHLARAAVEAVAFQVADVFSAMEADIGAPLSGLSVDGGASRNDFLMQFQADILDRPLRRGKFPEVSALGAASVAFHGLGLGMTTSGEGQTLFAPAMPADTRQAHLAGWRKAIDHLLA; translated from the coding sequence ATGGACAATGCGCTCGTCCTGGCCATCGACCAGGGAACCACCAACACCAAGGCGCTGCTCGTCGACAGGTCGGGAGCGGTGATCGCCTCCGCCTCCCGCCCGATGACGGTCGACTATCCCCAGTCCGGCTGGGCCGAGCAGTCGGCCGATGCCATCTGGACCGCCGTCAAGGCGGTCGTCGATGAACTGGCCGGCCATCCACGGGCGGCGGATGTCGTCGCGCTCGCGGTCTCCAACCAGCGCGAGTCGATCGTCGTCTGGGATGCCGCCACCGGCAAGCCGCTTGCGCCTTGCATCATCTGGCAGTGCCGCCGCACCGCTTCGGCCTGCGAGGCGCTGATTGCCGCCGGCCACGGCGACTTCGTCGAGGCCCGCACCGGCCTCGGCATCAATCCGCTGTTTCCGGCCAGCAAGATTGCCTGGGTTCTCGATCGCATCCCCGACGGTCGCGCACGGGCTGCGACGGGAGCCATCCGCGCCGGCACCATCGACAGCTGGTTGCTGTGGAACTTCACCGGTGGCGCGATCCACGCCACCGACCACTCCAATGCCAGCCGCACCCAGCTCTTCGACACCGAGGCGCTTGCGTGGAGCGACGAGCTCTGCGCGCTGTTCGGCGTGCCGAAGGCCATGCTGGCCGACGTGAGATCCTCCGACAGCCGCTTCGGCGAGACGTCGGCCAACGTGACCGCCTTGCCGGCCGGCATTCCGGTCCACGGCATGATGGGCGACTCGCACGCCGCCCTGTTCGGCCATGGCGTGCGCGAACCGGGCACCGTCAAGGCAACCTACGGCACCGGCACGTCGCTGATGTCGCTGGTACCGAAACGCGTCCGCTCGCGTCACGGTCTTTCGGGCACGATCGCCTGGAGTCTCGGCGGCCGCGTGTGGCACGCCCTTGAGGGCAACATCTCGGTTTCCGGCCAGACGGTCGCCTTCATGGCATCGCTTCTCGGCGTGAAGGACGCCGCAGAGCTTGCCGAGCTCGCCATGACTGTGCCGTCGAGCAACGGCGTCACCTTCATTCCGGCGCTGGTCGGGCTCGGGGCGCCGCATTGGCGCAACGATGTGCGCGGGGAAATTTCCGGTCTGGCGCTCGGTACCCAGCCCGCGCATCTGGCCCGCGCCGCCGTCGAGGCCGTGGCCTTTCAGGTGGCGGACGTGTTCTCGGCCATGGAGGCCGACATCGGCGCTCCGCTCTCGGGTCTGTCGGTCGATGGCGGCGCTTCGCGCAATGACTTCCTGATGCAGTTCCAAGCCGACATTCTCGACCGGCCGCTTCGCCGCGGCAAGTTCCCCGAGGTGAGCGCCCTTGGTGCCGCCTCGGTGGCTTTCCATGGCCTGGGTCTCGGCATGACGACCAGCGGCGAGGGACAGACTCTGTTCGCGCCGGCGATGCCAGCAGACACGCGCCAGGCACACCTTGCCGGTTGGCGCAAAGCGATCGACCATCTCCTCGCCTGA